The Mesorhizobium loti DNA segment CAAGTTTTTCTGATGTTCTCTGGCTCTTTGGCGGCTTCCGCGGTAGCAATGCAGTCTATGTTCCAATGCTGGAGACTTGTCTATTCGACTAGAGTAGCTCGCTTTGTCGCGGTGCAGCTTGGTCAGAGCACGCTGCTGCTTTACCTGGTCCAGGGTGCCGTGTTTCGCCTCATGGATTTGATACAGTTTGGAGAAGTCTGGAATCTCACGACCAGAATCACCTTCGCAACTGTGCTTGGAGTGGCGATTGTCGTCATAGCGATGGCAATTCGCAGTATTGCGCGCAACCTCGGATATGTGTCGCGGATCGTTGTCGGAGCGCCGCCACGCCCAAGTCTGCTCAAATCTCAATCTGTAATCAATTAGCCACGTGAAAAATTCGCATCTGTAATCGACATGTTTCATAGCTCCGGACCTATCCGATCGACTGTTGTACCGGTCGGCCATTCGCTCGTCGGCCGCGCTATCCCCATAACTACGACGAGCACGTCCTCCACGCGCGCGGGCGGCAGGTCGGGACACAACACCTCTGAGTGGGACCGTAAACGAGCGCCCATAATGGTCACGATGACAAACAACCACGTTACGGACAGATGAGGCATGCGTTTCAAAGGCCTTGATCTGAACCTTCTCGTCGTGCTCGACGCACTGCTGACCGCGCGCAACCTCACGGCCGCGGCAAGCAGCATCAACCTTAGTCAGCCGGCCATGAGCGCGGCCGTCGCCCGGCTGCGCAACTATTTCAACGATGAACTGTTTACGATGAGCGGCCGCGAACGCGTTCTAACCCCGCGTGCGGAAACACTCGCCCCCGCTGTTCGTGGCGCACTCTTGCACATCCAATGCTCGATTATTTCTTGGGATCCGTTTAATCCGGCTCAATCCGATCGCCGCTTCAGGATCATTCTTTCCGATTTCGCCACACTCGTGTTTTTTGAAAAGGTCGTGGAGCGGGTTGCACGCGAAGCACCCGCCGTCAGCTTCGAATTGCGGCCGCTCGACAACGACCCCGATGAGCTTCTCCGGCGCGGTGACGTCGATTTTGTGATTCTTCCGGAATTTTTCATGTCGAGCGCCCATCCAAGAGCGGCGCTGTTCGACGAGACATTCGTGTGCGTGGGCTGCCCCACGAACAAGCAGTTGCCACGTCAGCTTACATTCGAGAGATACGTGTCGATGAAACACATTGCGTTCAGGGTCGGCGGTGCCCAGATGCCATCCATCGAGGAACAGTTTTTGCTTGAGCATGGTCTCAAGAGACGTGTTGAGATCGTCGTACAGGCCTTTAGCATGATCCCGCCGATGGTCTCAGGCACAGCTCGGATAGCGACCATGCCCTTCCGGCTGGTTCAGCATTTCAAAAAAACCTTCCCCTTGCGGATCATCGAACTTCCGCGGCCACTACCCACGTTCACCGAGGCCGTCCAATGGCCCACCCTCCACAACAGTGATCCGGCAAGCATCTGGATGCGGCAGATAATGTTGCAGGAGGCATCCCGCATGTGAAGTCGCGGGCACTCCTGGTCTCAGTCTAGATTTACTCAGCGCCTCATACGGGTGCGAACCGGCGTGCAAAATTGGGTCTGACGCACATTCGATGATTTTGCATGACGGCGTGCCACGTGTTTCCCCATGCTGGCAGCCGGCAACACCAAAAACATGAAGTGGAAGAAGTACTTTTACCGCAAGCTATGCGAGGCTGAAGGTTTTCGCCATGCGCCGCACCGAATTGCGGGGATACTGAGCGTGAGATAACTCGTCTCGTCCTCCTTCCGAATTCCGGTAAGCCGCCTTACCAAGGGCAGGCGGCGCTTGAGATTCCGCCGCTGGAAATCCGTCGCGCGGGGCTGTCGACGTTCAATCGCGGCTGGATCACAGTTGGTGAATACAACTACGATATCGCCGAACGATCCTCTATTTCGGGCCGAATCAGAAGCTGCGGGGCATGTTCGGCCCCGAGCTTCATGTAAGAGATCAGGCGCGCGATCCGCCCGATGCTCGCCGCAAGACAGAGCCGCATAG contains these protein-coding regions:
- a CDS encoding LysR family transcriptional regulator — its product is MRFKGLDLNLLVVLDALLTARNLTAAASSINLSQPAMSAAVARLRNYFNDELFTMSGRERVLTPRAETLAPAVRGALLHIQCSIISWDPFNPAQSDRRFRIILSDFATLVFFEKVVERVAREAPAVSFELRPLDNDPDELLRRGDVDFVILPEFFMSSAHPRAALFDETFVCVGCPTNKQLPRQLTFERYVSMKHIAFRVGGAQMPSIEEQFLLEHGLKRRVEIVVQAFSMIPPMVSGTARIATMPFRLVQHFKKTFPLRIIELPRPLPTFTEAVQWPTLHNSDPASIWMRQIMLQEASRM